The Natrinema salaciae genome contains a region encoding:
- a CDS encoding molybdopterin-dependent oxidoreductase, protein MSDDEQDGLELTRRELGAAAAGVAAASGLGFLGFRRLTTEETDDDEEDPMNPLEEYPNEDWDRKYREIWEPDDSYMLTCTPNDTHNCYLEATLKNGQITRLGPSMNYGEATDLDGNQATQRWDPRVCNKGLAMVDRFYNERRVKAPMIREGFKQWVDDGFPRDSDGSMPEEYARRGEEDFVEVSQDVAHEYAARTFLELADQYSGEDGLQSLLEQGYDERVVEETQGAGVRTMKFRGGMPLLGVIKLFGQYRNANSMALLDNYVRDVGEDEALGAMGLDNYSFHTDLPPGHTMVTGQQTVDFDLASIEHADHIVLDGINYLTSKMADCHWLTEAKLKGSKLTGIFTDYNATASKCDELITVRPASDTALFLGAARVLIEEELYDEAYVRKHTDLPLLVRMDSNELLRASDVFDGYEPEDLEKTDAVGDDADRPGVDVTDIDEQIITEELRREWGDFVVHNAETGEFEPVTRDDIGDDFDVPATIEGEFEVELADSASSEDARAAGDTVTVRTVFDLIKEHLTETWGLESTAAVTGTDPQAIENLAHDFADNQQSTMLLTGMGPNHYANADQHGRAAFLLASLTRNVGYQTGNVGSYSGNYRMAYFNGVGQYANEDPFDPELDPGEPARTDKRWDAHSAHFYTNLDKPLKVDGEYFQGDSHMHTPTKSIWVSGSNSILGNAKGAYKIIEKALRTGKIEAFFTNEWWWSMTCEYSDIVFPADSWAEHHVHDITASVTNPFITTMPETKIDRIYDTLNDTQHYKGVAEKLAELTGDDRFEDYWTFIDEEEYQAKPYLQRILDHSNAVTGYDVEDLLDDAREGTPAIIMTRTYPKHVGNEQTQDSRPWYTKTGRLEFFREEAEFAEAGEHIPLHREPMDATPYEPNVIVDDSDSPVVAPETPGDRGWDSAEKARDTNDRQVRNEVRSPSELVDTSHPLTDLDEGYDYVYMTPKYRHGTHTFGADLEEMAVWWSNFGDQGRKTGRDSFDKRKPYIGEGYVEMNPEDAREEELQDGDYVWVDADPSDRPFPGYDPNDEETEYTRALMRVRYQPSLPRGVTRSWMNVSQTSHKTYEAQQQREDGKAQSEDTNYVSMYRSGGHQSMTSTWLRRTWLTDSLPRKGMFGQNMDVGFEPDVHAANGAPKESFVKIEKAEDGGLEGEGNWRPVDEGVRPTQEDDRMKQYLEGGFTSESD, encoded by the coding sequence ATGAGTGACGACGAGCAGGACGGGCTGGAACTGACCCGGCGCGAACTCGGTGCCGCCGCGGCCGGCGTCGCCGCCGCGTCCGGACTCGGGTTCCTCGGATTCCGTCGACTGACCACCGAGGAGACCGACGACGACGAAGAGGACCCGATGAACCCGCTCGAGGAGTATCCCAACGAGGACTGGGATCGGAAGTACCGCGAGATCTGGGAGCCCGACGACTCCTACATGCTCACGTGTACGCCCAACGACACCCACAACTGCTACCTCGAGGCGACGCTCAAGAACGGGCAGATCACGCGGCTCGGTCCCTCGATGAACTACGGCGAGGCGACCGACCTCGACGGAAACCAGGCCACCCAGCGGTGGGACCCCCGCGTCTGTAACAAGGGCCTGGCGATGGTCGATCGGTTCTACAACGAGCGCCGCGTCAAGGCGCCGATGATCCGGGAGGGGTTCAAACAGTGGGTCGACGACGGCTTTCCGCGCGACTCGGACGGCTCGATGCCCGAGGAGTACGCCCGGCGCGGCGAGGAAGACTTCGTCGAAGTCTCGCAGGACGTGGCCCACGAGTACGCGGCGCGGACTTTCCTCGAGCTCGCCGACCAGTACAGCGGCGAGGACGGACTGCAGTCGCTGCTCGAGCAGGGGTACGACGAGCGCGTCGTCGAGGAGACGCAGGGTGCGGGCGTCCGGACGATGAAGTTTCGCGGCGGGATGCCGCTCCTGGGCGTCATCAAGCTGTTCGGACAGTACCGCAACGCCAACTCGATGGCGCTGCTCGACAACTACGTACGGGATGTCGGCGAGGACGAGGCCCTGGGCGCGATGGGACTGGACAACTACTCGTTCCACACGGACCTGCCGCCGGGGCACACGATGGTCACCGGCCAGCAGACCGTCGACTTCGACCTGGCGAGCATCGAGCACGCGGACCACATCGTCCTCGACGGCATCAACTACCTGACCTCGAAGATGGCCGACTGTCACTGGTTGACGGAGGCCAAACTGAAGGGGTCGAAGCTCACCGGGATCTTCACCGACTACAACGCGACGGCCTCGAAGTGCGACGAACTCATCACGGTCCGGCCGGCGTCGGACACGGCACTGTTCCTCGGCGCGGCCCGGGTCCTCATCGAGGAGGAGCTGTACGACGAGGCGTACGTCCGCAAGCACACGGACCTGCCGCTGCTGGTCCGGATGGACAGCAACGAACTACTTCGGGCCAGCGACGTCTTCGACGGCTACGAGCCCGAGGACCTGGAGAAGACCGACGCCGTCGGCGACGACGCGGACCGTCCCGGCGTCGACGTGACGGACATCGACGAGCAGATCATCACCGAAGAACTCCGCCGGGAGTGGGGCGACTTCGTCGTCCACAACGCGGAGACCGGCGAGTTCGAGCCGGTCACGCGCGACGACATCGGCGACGACTTCGACGTTCCCGCGACGATCGAGGGCGAGTTCGAGGTCGAACTCGCCGACAGCGCGAGCTCGGAGGACGCGCGAGCAGCCGGCGACACCGTCACGGTTCGGACGGTGTTCGACCTGATCAAAGAACACCTGACCGAGACGTGGGGCCTCGAGTCGACCGCCGCGGTCACGGGGACGGACCCGCAGGCGATCGAAAACCTGGCACACGACTTCGCGGACAACCAGCAGAGCACGATGCTGCTGACCGGGATGGGGCCGAACCATTATGCGAACGCCGACCAGCACGGCCGTGCCGCGTTCCTGCTGGCGTCGCTGACGCGCAACGTCGGCTACCAGACCGGTAACGTCGGCTCCTACTCCGGGAACTACCGGATGGCGTACTTCAACGGCGTCGGCCAGTACGCCAACGAGGACCCGTTCGACCCCGAACTCGATCCCGGCGAACCGGCCCGAACCGACAAGCGCTGGGACGCTCACTCGGCGCACTTCTACACGAACCTCGACAAGCCGCTGAAGGTCGACGGCGAGTACTTCCAGGGCGATTCGCACATGCACACGCCCACGAAGTCGATCTGGGTGTCGGGATCGAACTCCATCCTCGGTAACGCGAAGGGTGCCTACAAGATCATCGAGAAGGCCCTGCGGACCGGGAAGATCGAGGCGTTTTTCACCAACGAGTGGTGGTGGTCGATGACCTGCGAGTACTCCGACATCGTCTTCCCGGCGGACTCGTGGGCCGAACACCACGTCCACGACATCACCGCCTCCGTGACGAACCCGTTCATCACGACGATGCCGGAGACGAAGATCGACCGGATCTACGACACGCTGAACGACACCCAACACTACAAGGGCGTCGCCGAGAAGCTCGCCGAGCTGACCGGCGACGACCGTTTCGAGGACTACTGGACGTTCATCGACGAGGAGGAATACCAGGCCAAGCCGTACCTCCAGCGCATCCTCGACCACTCCAACGCGGTCACGGGGTACGACGTCGAGGACCTGCTGGACGACGCCCGCGAGGGGACGCCGGCGATCATCATGACCCGGACCTATCCCAAGCACGTCGGCAACGAGCAGACCCAGGACTCCCGGCCCTGGTACACGAAGACCGGTCGGCTCGAGTTCTTCCGCGAGGAAGCGGAGTTCGCCGAAGCCGGCGAGCACATCCCGCTACACCGCGAGCCGATGGACGCGACCCCCTACGAGCCGAACGTCATCGTCGACGACAGCGACAGTCCGGTGGTCGCTCCCGAGACGCCCGGCGACCGCGGCTGGGACAGCGCGGAGAAGGCCCGCGACACCAACGACCGGCAGGTCCGCAACGAGGTCCGCTCGCCGTCGGAACTGGTCGACACCAGTCACCCGCTGACCGACCTCGACGAGGGCTACGACTACGTCTACATGACGCCGAAGTACCGCCACGGGACCCACACCTTCGGTGCCGACCTCGAGGAGATGGCAGTCTGGTGGAGCAACTTCGGCGATCAGGGTCGCAAGACGGGTCGCGACTCCTTCGACAAGCGCAAGCCGTACATCGGTGAGGGGTACGTCGAGATGAACCCCGAGGACGCCCGCGAGGAGGAACTGCAGGACGGCGACTACGTGTGGGTCGACGCCGACCCCTCGGACCGGCCGTTCCCGGGCTACGATCCCAACGACGAGGAGACCGAGTATACGCGTGCGCTCATGCGGGTCCGCTACCAGCCGAGCCTTCCGCGCGGCGTCACGCGCAGCTGGATGAACGTCAGCCAGACCTCGCACAAGACCTACGAGGCTCAGCAGCAGCGCGAGGACGGAAAGGCCCAGTCCGAGGACACCAACTACGTGTCGATGTACCGCAGCGGCGGCCACCAGTCGATGACGTCAACGTGGCTGCGCCGGACCTGGTTGACCGACTCGCTGCCCCGCAAGGGCATGTTCGGACAGAACATGGACGTCGGGTTCGAGCCGGACGTCCACGCCGCGAACGGCGCGCCCAAGGAGTCGTTCGTCAAGATCGAGAAGGCCGAAGACGGCGGACTCGAGGGCGAGGGCAACTGGCGGCCAGTCGACGAGGGCGTCCGGCCGACCCAGGAGGACGACCGGATGAAACAGTACCTGGAGGGCGGTTTCACGAGCGAATCAGACTGA
- a CDS encoding 4Fe-4S dicluster domain-containing protein, translating to MAEVYNWQIGREMEYPYPEARPERQWGAVFDLNKCIACQTCSLSCKTTWTNNEGQEHMFWNNVETKPYGSYPLGWDVEILDRLGVQEWGSDGVYEGDTIFEARDFDWESMAIDDDPETLHSEGIEGFRPDDEDWAQPNLGEDEPAGHGVESDTHIEEDHHPTWFFYLPRVCNHCTFAACAGGCPVQAIYKRQEDGIVLLDEDSCQSFQECVRACPYGKSIYNPVAMNSQKCVGCYPKVEQGKVPQCFENCLGKIRMHGWVNQPEQADSSAPVDYMVHEAEVALPLYPQLGLEPNVYYIPPINVPTDYLEQMFGPRVEQAQETYRKARRGDEEYRELRGLLHLMGSTEWRIEEFDVTEEEAIGYDQDGRTVARVPMKEPQYERDRFDDQHNAYRLDIT from the coding sequence ATGGCAGAAGTCTACAACTGGCAGATCGGCCGCGAGATGGAGTACCCGTACCCGGAAGCACGTCCGGAGAGACAGTGGGGCGCCGTGTTCGACCTGAACAAGTGTATCGCGTGCCAGACGTGTTCGCTGTCGTGTAAGACGACCTGGACCAACAACGAGGGACAGGAGCACATGTTCTGGAACAACGTCGAGACCAAGCCCTACGGCTCCTACCCGCTCGGGTGGGACGTCGAGATCCTCGACCGGCTCGGGGTCCAGGAGTGGGGCTCCGACGGCGTCTACGAGGGCGACACGATCTTCGAGGCCCGCGACTTCGACTGGGAGTCGATGGCGATCGACGACGATCCCGAGACCCTGCACAGCGAGGGGATCGAGGGCTTCCGTCCCGACGACGAGGACTGGGCCCAGCCCAACCTCGGCGAGGACGAACCCGCCGGCCACGGGGTCGAGTCCGACACTCACATCGAGGAGGACCACCACCCGACGTGGTTCTTCTACCTCCCGCGGGTGTGCAACCACTGCACGTTCGCCGCCTGCGCCGGCGGCTGTCCCGTCCAGGCCATCTACAAGCGCCAGGAGGACGGCATCGTCCTCCTCGACGAGGACAGCTGTCAGTCCTTCCAGGAGTGCGTCCGGGCCTGCCCCTACGGGAAGTCCATCTACAACCCCGTCGCGATGAACTCCCAGAAGTGCGTCGGCTGCTACCCCAAGGTCGAGCAGGGGAAAGTCCCCCAGTGCTTCGAGAACTGTCTGGGCAAGATCCGGATGCACGGCTGGGTCAACCAGCCGGAGCAGGCCGATTCCTCCGCCCCCGTCGACTACATGGTCCACGAGGCCGAGGTCGCGCTCCCGCTGTACCCACAGCTCGGCCTCGAGCCCAACGTCTACTACATTCCGCCGATCAACGTCCCGACGGACTACTTAGAGCAGATGTTCGGCCCGCGGGTCGAGCAGGCACAGGAGACCTACCGGAAGGCCCGACGCGGCGACGAGGAGTACCGCGAGCTGCGCGGACTGCTCCACCTGATGGGGTCGACCGAGTGGCGCATCGAGGAGTTCGACGTCACCGAGGAAGAGGCGATCGGCTACGATCAGGACGGACGAACCGTGGCCCGCGTCCCGATGAAGGAACCCCAGTACGAGCGGGACCGCTTCGACGACCAGCACAACGCCTACCGACTGGATATCACGTAA
- a CDS encoding ABC transporter permease — translation MSRVDRNPDGEPSAATADASRLDVGLEWLPRGLAVPALLGAVLLAYFVVPFAVFLSRTREVDVVAGLADPTVRDAIATSLVTAPVSTAVATVFGVPLAYVLSRASFRGKRLVEALVLLPLVVPPIVGGVMLLTVVGRYTPIGAAAAALGVPLTDSRAGVVLAQTFVAAPFLVVTARAGFDGVDPRLEEAARTMGYGRLRTVRLVSLPLARNAIAAGIVLTFVRAIGEFGATMMVAYAPRTMPTQIRVSFIARGIDAIVPIALALLAVAVIVVVVVQLLVGTPRRH, via the coding sequence GTGAGTCGCGTCGATCGGAATCCGGACGGCGAGCCCTCGGCGGCGACCGCGGACGCGTCCCGGTTGGACGTGGGCCTCGAGTGGCTCCCGCGCGGGCTCGCCGTCCCGGCGCTGCTCGGCGCGGTGTTGCTCGCGTACTTCGTCGTGCCGTTCGCGGTCTTTCTGTCCCGAACGCGGGAGGTAGACGTCGTCGCCGGCCTCGCGGACCCGACGGTCCGGGACGCGATCGCCACCTCGCTGGTGACGGCACCGGTTTCGACGGCCGTCGCGACCGTCTTCGGCGTCCCGCTCGCGTACGTCCTCTCGCGGGCCTCCTTTCGCGGCAAGCGACTAGTCGAGGCACTCGTTTTGCTCCCGCTCGTCGTCCCGCCGATCGTGGGTGGCGTCATGCTGTTGACCGTCGTCGGTCGGTACACGCCGATCGGGGCCGCGGCCGCCGCGCTCGGCGTCCCGCTGACGGACAGCCGCGCCGGCGTCGTGCTCGCCCAGACGTTCGTCGCCGCCCCGTTCCTCGTCGTCACCGCACGCGCGGGGTTCGACGGCGTCGATCCGCGCCTCGAGGAGGCCGCACGGACGATGGGGTACGGACGACTCCGGACGGTGCGACTGGTCTCGCTGCCGCTCGCGCGCAACGCCATCGCCGCCGGGATCGTGCTCACGTTCGTCAGGGCGATCGGCGAGTTCGGCGCGACGATGATGGTCGCGTACGCGCCCCGGACCATGCCGACGCAGATCCGCGTCTCGTTTATCGCTCGCGGGATCGACGCGATCGTCCCGATCGCACTGGCCCTGCTCGCCGTCGCCGTGATCGTCGTCGTCGTCGTCCAACTGCTGGTCGGGACTCCCCGGCGACACTGA
- the mobB gene encoding molybdopterin-guanine dinucleotide biosynthesis protein B codes for MTQTHDSRLRVVCLAGPSDAGKTSLVEALVSRLAADGRVATVKSIHHDIEIDTPGTDTHRHRTAGAETVVGVTPALTFDITTRGKRDPPASDAPLLEADDPESQALASVLERLARRGYDTVLVEGFAGAPLPTILVGDREPSAVGGPVVGRGGEPIDDLVDTIRSLEGIEYAPGDESGA; via the coding sequence ATGACCCAGACCCATGACTCGAGGCTGCGGGTCGTCTGTCTGGCGGGGCCGAGCGATGCGGGCAAGACGTCACTCGTCGAGGCACTCGTGTCACGACTGGCCGCGGACGGGCGCGTCGCGACCGTCAAGTCGATCCACCACGACATCGAGATCGACACGCCGGGAACCGACACCCACCGGCACCGGACTGCGGGGGCCGAGACCGTGGTCGGCGTCACGCCGGCGCTCACCTTCGATATCACGACCCGCGGGAAGCGAGACCCGCCCGCGTCCGACGCCCCGCTCCTCGAGGCCGACGATCCCGAGAGTCAGGCGCTCGCGAGCGTCCTCGAGCGACTCGCGCGCCGCGGGTACGACACCGTGCTCGTCGAAGGCTTCGCCGGAGCACCCCTGCCGACGATCCTCGTCGGTGACCGGGAGCCGTCCGCCGTTGGCGGTCCCGTCGTCGGCCGCGGCGGCGAGCCGATCGACGATCTCGTCGATACGATCCGCTCGCTCGAAGGGATCGAGTACGCACCCGGCGACGAATCGGGAGCCTGA
- a CDS encoding enoyl-CoA hydratase/isomerase family protein: MQRDTDDGVLRLTFDRPDSLNALTMETATELADAIEAASPEEYDAIVITGAGDAFSAGGDLESMAETPDSSQAAYERVTETFGRVVEAMLECPVPIVAKVNGDAIGAGLSIVALADLAFAADDATFSCAFVRVGLIPDTGGTVILPHIVGLRAAKQLAFTGEFFDAARAADLDLINEAVPADELDDRVADTVAGLANGPTATIGMMKRAMHENMSRPWGEALDYENLLQAQARTSDAHVEGVTAFLEDREPEFE; the protein is encoded by the coding sequence ATGCAGAGAGATACCGACGACGGCGTGCTTCGACTGACGTTCGACCGACCCGACTCGCTCAACGCGCTCACGATGGAGACGGCCACCGAGCTGGCCGACGCGATCGAAGCCGCCAGCCCCGAGGAGTACGACGCGATCGTCATCACCGGTGCTGGCGACGCCTTCAGCGCCGGCGGCGACCTCGAGTCGATGGCCGAGACGCCCGACTCGTCGCAGGCGGCCTACGAACGGGTCACCGAGACGTTCGGTCGCGTCGTCGAAGCGATGCTCGAGTGTCCGGTGCCGATCGTCGCGAAGGTCAACGGCGACGCCATCGGTGCCGGCCTCTCGATCGTCGCGCTCGCGGATCTCGCGTTCGCCGCCGACGACGCGACCTTCTCGTGTGCGTTTGTCAGGGTCGGGCTGATCCCCGACACCGGCGGTACCGTCATCCTCCCCCACATCGTCGGCCTGCGGGCCGCGAAGCAGCTCGCGTTCACCGGCGAGTTCTTCGACGCGGCGCGGGCGGCCGACCTCGACCTGATCAACGAGGCGGTTCCCGCCGACGAACTCGACGACCGGGTCGCCGACACCGTCGCGGGGCTCGCGAACGGACCGACGGCCACGATCGGTATGATGAAACGGGCCATGCACGAGAACATGAGCCGGCCGTGGGGCGAGGCGCTGGACTACGAGAACCTGCTCCAGGCGCAGGCCCGCACGTCGGACGCCCACGTGGAGGGCGTCACCGCCTTCCTCGAGGATCGAGAGCCGGAGTTCGAGTAA
- a CDS encoding helix-turn-helix domain-containing protein: MTSIADIEIPADGTGTGELFAAVPSLTCEMERVIASSGHGLWLSGPSQSEIEAALDEAAAIGAYTQISSDEDRWLYDIEFEPDTVDPFEIVLEEGGTVLSASASNGTWLLSVRVVDRESVSSLYDRLDDNDATPTIVRLFDLAEESHSQCGLTARQYETLVAAIDHGYFEIPREVSMQELSEELDISHQALSERLRRAYRALVTSELNVTEEDTAAPPIPSN, encoded by the coding sequence ATGACATCCATCGCAGACATCGAGATCCCGGCCGACGGAACCGGAACTGGCGAGCTGTTCGCGGCCGTCCCCTCGCTCACGTGCGAGATGGAGCGGGTAATCGCCTCGAGCGGCCACGGCCTCTGGCTGTCGGGACCCTCGCAGTCGGAGATCGAGGCGGCCCTCGACGAGGCCGCGGCGATCGGCGCGTATACCCAGATCAGCAGCGACGAGGACCGCTGGCTGTACGACATCGAGTTCGAACCCGACACCGTCGACCCGTTCGAGATCGTCCTCGAGGAGGGCGGCACGGTCCTGAGCGCCTCGGCGTCGAACGGCACCTGGCTGCTCAGCGTCCGCGTCGTCGACCGCGAGAGCGTGAGTTCGCTGTACGACCGCCTCGACGATAACGACGCCACGCCGACGATCGTCCGGCTGTTCGACCTGGCCGAGGAGTCCCACTCCCAGTGCGGCCTGACGGCCCGCCAGTACGAGACGCTGGTCGCGGCCATCGATCACGGCTACTTCGAGATTCCCCGCGAGGTTTCCATGCAGGAGCTCTCCGAAGAGCTGGATATCTCCCATCAGGCGCTCTCCGAGCGGCTGCGCCGAGCCTACCGTGCGCTCGTCACGTCCGAACTCAACGTGACCGAGGAGGACACCGCCGCACCGCCGATTCCGTCGAACTGA
- a CDS encoding extracellular solute-binding protein: MDGHDGRSGTIRRSRRSVLVTAGGLTAGVVGTAGCLGGTGGVRVIAAGSLAVALENGVGPAFESATGLAYEGEYYGSNAALRLVEDGTKYPDVVISADVDLLRERLYPDHADWDAEFAANEVVVAYAPGTDPGARLEAGEPWYEVFADADDGAIAIGDPDLDPLGYRALHLFELAEREHGLEGFRDELAETAARVPDEPQLLAGLENGDRACAVVYRNMAAERDVAVRRLSDTYNFGNPAFADRYARASYTTDDGHTVEGTPVRYNATVRTDADDPDAGRSLVAFLLENGDLLAEHGLRVDDSLPRFHGDPPEAIEP; encoded by the coding sequence ATGGACGGTCACGACGGCCGCAGCGGGACGATCCGACGGAGCCGTCGGTCGGTACTCGTCACAGCGGGCGGGCTGACGGCGGGAGTGGTCGGGACGGCGGGCTGTCTCGGCGGCACCGGCGGCGTCCGCGTCATCGCTGCGGGCAGTCTGGCGGTCGCCCTCGAGAACGGCGTCGGGCCGGCCTTCGAGTCGGCGACCGGCCTGGCGTACGAGGGCGAGTACTACGGGAGCAACGCCGCGCTGCGGCTGGTCGAGGACGGGACGAAGTATCCCGACGTGGTGATCAGTGCCGACGTCGACCTGCTGCGGGAGCGACTCTACCCCGACCACGCCGACTGGGACGCCGAATTCGCGGCCAACGAGGTCGTGGTCGCCTACGCGCCGGGAACGGATCCGGGAGCGCGACTCGAGGCCGGCGAGCCGTGGTACGAAGTGTTCGCCGACGCGGACGACGGGGCGATCGCGATCGGCGACCCGGATCTGGACCCGCTCGGCTATCGGGCGCTCCACCTCTTCGAACTCGCCGAGCGCGAGCACGGACTCGAGGGCTTCCGCGACGAGCTGGCCGAGACCGCCGCTCGCGTCCCCGACGAGCCGCAGTTACTCGCCGGCCTCGAGAACGGAGATCGGGCCTGTGCGGTCGTCTATCGCAACATGGCGGCCGAGCGCGACGTGGCCGTCCGCCGCCTGTCCGACACCTATAATTTCGGCAACCCCGCGTTCGCCGACCGATACGCGCGGGCAAGCTACACCACCGACGATGGCCACACCGTCGAGGGGACGCCGGTCAGGTACAACGCGACGGTCCGAACCGACGCCGACGATCCGGACGCGGGGCGATCGTTGGTCGCGTTTCTCCTCGAGAACGGCGACCTGCTCGCCGAGCACGGCCTGCGCGTCGACGACTCCCTGCCGCGGTTCCACGGCGATCCGCCGGAGGCGATCGAGCCGTGA
- a CDS encoding TorD/DmsD family molecular chaperone: MSRPQQHVHRSRLYKLASMAFDRPTDDLRDALVSDAFDDQLVESAAVLGDERLREHAETVATESPDDRDAADECYSTYASLFGFEQGGKIPQYEIDTGPGTIVTSTDTLADVAGFYGAFDLDLEEGNRERVDHLCVELEFVSHLALQTAYLQQSGDETGVDVVRNAQADFLEDHLGRWVPRFRDRVRDESDAPFYQALAELVVALVSADVDRFGIDPDEFTETPPSPVEDIAAGEDGRDFRCGTCGGGSSGPSAPTPGSDRMPMGDRDGPP, translated from the coding sequence ATGTCACGACCACAGCAACACGTTCACCGTTCGCGGCTGTACAAGCTCGCGTCGATGGCGTTCGACAGGCCGACGGACGATCTCCGGGACGCGCTGGTCTCCGACGCGTTCGACGACCAGCTGGTCGAGTCCGCCGCGGTACTCGGCGACGAGCGGCTTCGCGAGCACGCCGAGACGGTCGCCACGGAGAGTCCCGACGACCGGGACGCCGCCGACGAGTGCTACTCGACGTACGCCTCGCTCTTCGGCTTCGAACAGGGCGGCAAGATCCCGCAGTACGAGATCGACACCGGACCGGGGACGATCGTGACGAGTACGGACACGCTCGCCGACGTCGCCGGCTTCTACGGCGCGTTCGATCTCGACCTCGAGGAGGGCAATCGCGAGCGAGTCGACCACCTCTGTGTCGAACTCGAGTTCGTCTCCCACCTGGCCCTGCAGACGGCCTACCTCCAACAGAGCGGGGACGAAACCGGAGTCGACGTCGTCAGGAACGCTCAGGCGGACTTCCTTGAGGACCACCTCGGGCGCTGGGTCCCGCGGTTCCGCGACAGGGTTCGGGACGAGTCCGACGCCCCGTTTTATCAGGCGCTCGCGGAGCTGGTGGTCGCGCTCGTGTCGGCCGACGTCGACCGCTTCGGGATCGACCCCGACGAGTTCACCGAGACGCCGCCGTCGCCGGTCGAAGACATCGCTGCCGGCGAGGACGGGCGCGACTTCCGGTGTGGGACCTGCGGCGGTGGCTCGTCGGGCCCGTCGGCCCCCACCCCGGGAAGCGACCGGATGCCGATGGGTGATCGTGACGGCCCGCCGTGA
- the pyrI gene encoding aspartate carbamoyltransferase regulatory subunit: MSDDHDHHDGDDDHELRVSKIRDGTVIDHVHGGQALNVLAILGIDGSEGEEVSVGMNVPSDRLARKDIVKVEGRELSQDEVDVLSLIAPDATINIVREYDVIEKHRVERPDVVEGVLSCPNTGCITTGDEPVTSRFSVLEDGVRCSYCETIVRDEIAGLIDT, encoded by the coding sequence ATGAGTGACGACCACGACCACCACGACGGCGACGACGATCACGAACTGCGCGTCAGCAAGATCCGTGACGGGACCGTCATCGATCACGTCCACGGCGGGCAGGCGCTGAACGTCCTCGCGATCCTGGGGATCGACGGCAGCGAGGGCGAGGAGGTCTCGGTCGGGATGAACGTCCCCTCGGATCGCCTCGCGCGCAAGGACATCGTCAAGGTCGAGGGTCGCGAACTGAGCCAGGACGAGGTCGACGTCCTCTCGCTGATCGCACCGGACGCGACGATCAACATCGTCCGGGAGTACGACGTGATCGAGAAACATCGCGTCGAACGCCCGGACGTCGTCGAGGGCGTGCTCTCCTGTCCCAACACCGGCTGTATCACCACCGGCGACGAGCCGGTCACCTCGCGTTTTTCGGTGCTCGAGGACGGCGTTCGCTGCTCGTACTGCGAGACGATCGTTCGCGACGAGATCGCGGGGCTGATCGATACCTGA